The Pantoea sp. At-9b genome includes a window with the following:
- a CDS encoding DUF1378 family protein, translating into MTFYETIMLWFSTIVSALYLIAGGWVKIRDYFKAKSQAKADAIEAEVQTRLKAAQAGSNDAPTATATSVAGSVNELKTTA; encoded by the coding sequence ATGACCTTTTATGAAACAATCATGTTGTGGTTCTCAACCATCGTTTCCGCGCTGTATCTCATTGCAGGTGGCTGGGTAAAAATTCGCGATTACTTCAAAGCCAAATCGCAGGCGAAAGCCGATGCGATTGAGGCTGAAGTGCAGACGCGTTTAAAGGCCGCGCAGGCGGGAAGCAATGATGCTCCGACAGCAACAGCCACATCCGTAGCTGGCTCAGTTAATGAATTAAAAACGACAGCATAG